A genomic window from Elaeis guineensis isolate ETL-2024a chromosome 3, EG11, whole genome shotgun sequence includes:
- the LOC105041760 gene encoding methyltransferase FGSG_00040 — translation MTGGIEEQMQLLRSRAAELSLREDWKEYINLYSHLISLCDHHHHHHHHSPGSDAKLHKTLCLALSNRAEARSRLRELSGALEDCDRVLEIDPTHLKALICKGKILLDLDRYTQASDCFQRALVYQGTGNAEALRRLLERCRRLEAQSRTGSLDISDWLLNGFGGNPPELAEYVGPVEVRRSANGGRGLSATKSVEAGTPLVITRAIAIGRGILPEKAGGSGESARMVMWKDFVDKIFDATEKCSRTLYLIYTLSAGDEEGDPGIPDMGLFSPEASKESFFLENKEPDVDKILKVLDVNCLTEEAFSAKVLGKNSGYCGFGLWILPSFVNHSCCPNARRLHIGDRVVVHASRDVKAGEEITFAYFDVLSPLSKRREMMSKRWQFHCHCERCRFEEKVFLVQELREIEMALESGSDAGGVVARLEEGMRKWMVKGREKGFLRASFWTAYSGVYESEKLIRKWGRQVPAEAVVAESVAEAVGGDERVLKVLLGRLKKKGGIGGSAGGGLQMERAMRLGRGTYGKVAKKQGMRTLLELALASNAH, via the coding sequence ATGACGGGAGGGATAGAGGAGCAGATGCAGCTTCTAAGATCCAGGGCCGCAGAGCTTTCCCTCAGGGAGGACTGGAAGGAATACATCAACCTCTACAGCCACCTCATCTCCCTCTgcgaccaccaccaccaccaccaccaccactcaCCCGGCAGCGACGCCAAGCTCCACAAGACCCTCTGCTTAGCCCTCTCCAATCGGGCGGAGGCACGGTCACGGCTTCGGGAACTCTCTGGTGCATTGGAGGACTGTGATCGCGTGCTCGAGATCGATCCTACCCACCTCAAGGCCCTCATTTGCAAGGGCAAGATCTTGCTCGATCTCGACCGGTATACGCAAGCGTCCGACTGCTTCCAACGGGCTCTTGTCTATCAGGGAACGGGCAACGCCGAAGCTCTTCGAAGGCTCTTGGAGCGGTGCAGGAGATTGGAGGCCCAGTCCAGAACAGGCTCTCTGGATATTTCAGACTGGTTGCTGAACGGCTTTGGTGGAAATCCTCCCGAGCTCGCTGAATATGTTGGTCCTGTCGAGGTCCGGAGATCGGCCAATGGTGGAAGGGGGCTCTCTGCCACCAAGAGCGTCGAAGCTGGAACGCCGCTGGTGATAACGAGGGCGATTGCGATTGGAAGAGGGATTCTGCCGGAGAAGGCCGGTGGGTCTGGCGAGAGCGCCAGAATGGTGATGTGGAAGGATTTCGTGGACAAGATTTTCGATGCTACGGAGAAATGTAGCAGGACCCTCTATTTGATCTATACATTGTCTGCAGGAGATGAGGAAGGTGATCCGGGGATTCCTGACATGGGACTCTTTAGTCCAGAAGCGTCAAAGGAGAGCTTCTTTCTCGAGAACAAAGAGCCAGATGTGGACAAGATCTTGAAGGTCTTGGATGTGAATTGTCTAACTGAAGAGGCATTCTCTGCCAAAGTCCTTGGGAAGAACAGCGGCTACTGCGGCTTCGGGCTGTGGATATTGCCTTCCTTTGTGAATCACTCGTGCTGTCCCAATGCGAGGAGATTGCACATTGGTGATCGGGTGGTGGTCCATGCTTCCAGGGATGTGAAGGCAGGGGAAGAGATCACCTTTGCCTACTTCGACGTGCTCTCGCCGCTGAGCAAGCGAAGAGAGATGATGTCTAAAAGATGGCAATTCCATTGCCATTGTGAGAGGTGCAGATTTGAGGAGAAGGTTTTTTTGGTGCAGGAGCTGAGGGAGATCGAAATGGCACTGGAAAGCGGGTCCGATGCTGGGGGAGTGGTGGCAAGACTGGAGGAAGGGATGAGGAAATGGATGGTGAAAGGAAGGGAGAAAGGGTTCCTGAGAGCATCCTTTTGGACTGCTTACTCTGGTGTTTACGAGTCAGAGAAGTTGATAAGGAAGTGGGGGAGGCAAGTTCCAGCTGAGGCCGTGGTGGCAGAGAGTGTGGCAGAGGCTGTGGGAGGGGATGAAAGAGTCCTGAAGGTACTGCTGGGGAGATTAAAGAAAAAGGGAGGCATTGGTGGCAGTGCTGGTGGTGGCCTGCAGATGGAGAGGGCAATGAGGCTGGGGAGAGGGACATACGGGAAGGTGGCGAAAAAACAAGGTATGAGAACTCTACTTGAGCTTGCATTAGCAAGCAATGCCCATTAG